A genome region from Deltaproteobacteria bacterium includes the following:
- a CDS encoding glutamate synthase subunit beta yields MGKPTGFVEWERLVAPKRPKAERLGDWSEFVNARPTEVSRAQGGRCMDCGVPFCHQGCPLGNLIPDWNDLVFRDKWKQAYLSLSATNDFPEFTGRLCPAPCEAACVLAIDRDAVTIEQIEKEIIERAFAEGWVKPQPPATRTGKKVAVVGSGPAGLAAAAQLNRAGHSVTVFERDDALGGLLRYGIPDFKMARAVIDRRLKVMEAEGITFRTGVDVGGTLGFDTLKSDHDALVLCIGARRARELDVPGRALSGVVRAMEYLERQNRAVAAGRAAEPAFNAKDKRVVILGGGDTGSDCLGTALRQGARAVIQAELMPAPPTARASENPWPQWPMIFRTSSSQEEGGKREFGFRTRAFLGNGKLEKLEVEHEDGRRDTVEADLVLLALGFTGPETDTLAKQLGVKLDGRGNIAVDAKFATSVPGVFAAGDAQRGASLIVWAIADGREAARNVDAELRRGASVLATRGADSAFGGR; encoded by the coding sequence ATGGGTAAGCCCACCGGCTTCGTGGAGTGGGAGCGCCTCGTCGCGCCCAAGCGCCCCAAGGCCGAGCGCCTCGGCGACTGGAGCGAGTTCGTGAACGCGCGGCCGACGGAGGTGTCGCGCGCTCAGGGCGGCCGTTGCATGGACTGCGGCGTGCCCTTCTGCCACCAGGGCTGCCCGCTCGGGAACTTGATCCCGGATTGGAATGACCTCGTCTTCCGCGACAAGTGGAAGCAGGCCTACCTCTCGCTCTCGGCCACGAACGACTTCCCAGAGTTCACTGGCCGGCTCTGCCCTGCCCCGTGCGAAGCCGCGTGCGTGCTCGCGATCGATCGCGACGCGGTGACCATCGAGCAGATCGAAAAGGAGATCATCGAGCGCGCGTTCGCCGAGGGCTGGGTGAAGCCGCAGCCGCCCGCGACGCGCACCGGCAAGAAGGTCGCGGTCGTCGGCTCGGGGCCGGCGGGGCTCGCGGCCGCGGCGCAGCTCAACCGCGCGGGCCACAGCGTGACCGTGTTCGAGCGCGACGACGCGCTCGGCGGACTGCTCCGCTACGGCATCCCGGACTTCAAGATGGCGCGCGCGGTGATCGATCGGCGCTTGAAGGTCATGGAGGCCGAGGGGATCACCTTCCGCACCGGCGTCGACGTGGGCGGCACGCTCGGCTTCGACACGCTCAAGAGCGATCACGATGCGCTCGTGCTCTGCATCGGCGCCCGCCGTGCACGCGAGCTCGACGTCCCCGGCCGTGCGCTCAGCGGCGTGGTCCGGGCGATGGAGTACCTGGAGCGCCAGAATCGCGCGGTCGCAGCCGGTCGCGCGGCGGAGCCCGCGTTCAACGCGAAGGACAAGCGCGTGGTCATCCTCGGCGGCGGCGACACCGGCTCGGACTGCCTGGGCACGGCGCTTCGCCAGGGCGCGCGCGCGGTGATTCAGGCGGAGCTCATGCCCGCGCCGCCGACCGCGCGCGCGAGCGAGAACCCCTGGCCGCAGTGGCCGATGATCTTCCGGACCTCGTCGAGCCAGGAGGAAGGCGGCAAGCGCGAGTTCGGCTTCCGCACGCGCGCCTTCCTCGGCAACGGCAAGCTCGAGAAGCTCGAGGTGGAGCACGAGGACGGGCGCCGCGACACCGTCGAGGCGGATCTGGTGCTGCTCGCGCTCGGCTTCACGGGACCGGAGACGGACACGCTCGCGAAGCAGCTCGGGGTGAAGCTCGATGGCCGAGGCAATATCGCCGTCGACGCCAAGTTCGCCACCAGCGTGCCCGGTGTGTTCGCCGCGGGCGATGCCCAGCGCGGAGCGAGCTTGATCGTTTGGGCGATCGCGGATGGACGCGAGGCCGCGCGCAACGTCGACGCGGAGCTTCGCCGCGGCGCCTCGGTGCTGGCCACGCGCGGCGCGGACTCCGCGTTCGGCGGGCGTTGA
- the selD gene encoding selenide, water dikinase SelD has translation MAKTIRLSQLSHGAGCACKIRPGVLSEVLAKLPKVRNRRVITGHENNEDAAVYKLDAKTAVVETLDFFTPMVDDPYVFGQVAAANAISDIYAMGAKPLFALNIVAFAANDLPLGMLSEILRGGAEKAAEANIPVLGGHSIDDPEPKYGMAVTGLVHPKRVLKNSGARAGDVLILTKPLGSGIISTAIKRGKVKPAVARAAIEVMTRLNRDAGEIFAQPKFGLHALTDVTGFSLLGHLLEMCRGAKLTANLSLSQIPFIEGVGALAMADVIPGGTRANLKFVSPSVKFHPLIAEPLRYMLADAQTNGGLLAAVPRAKAKAVLHALHGKTMAAAVIGEFVKGPAHVRVEP, from the coding sequence ATGGCCAAGACGATTCGTCTCTCGCAGCTCAGCCACGGCGCCGGTTGCGCCTGCAAGATCCGCCCGGGCGTGCTGAGCGAAGTGCTCGCCAAGCTGCCCAAGGTTCGCAATCGGCGCGTGATCACCGGCCACGAGAACAACGAGGACGCGGCGGTCTACAAGCTCGACGCGAAGACGGCCGTCGTGGAGACGCTCGACTTCTTCACGCCCATGGTCGACGACCCGTACGTGTTCGGCCAGGTCGCGGCGGCCAACGCCATCAGCGACATCTATGCCATGGGCGCCAAGCCGCTCTTCGCGCTGAACATCGTGGCCTTCGCGGCGAACGATCTGCCGCTCGGGATGCTCTCGGAGATCCTGCGCGGCGGCGCGGAGAAGGCGGCCGAGGCGAACATCCCCGTGCTCGGCGGCCACAGCATCGACGACCCCGAGCCCAAGTACGGCATGGCCGTGACTGGCCTGGTGCATCCCAAGCGCGTGCTCAAGAACTCCGGCGCGCGCGCGGGCGACGTGCTCATCCTCACCAAGCCGCTGGGCAGCGGCATCATCTCCACGGCCATCAAGCGCGGGAAGGTGAAGCCCGCCGTGGCGCGCGCAGCCATCGAGGTGATGACGCGCTTGAACCGCGACGCCGGCGAGATCTTCGCGCAGCCGAAGTTCGGGCTGCACGCGCTCACCGACGTGACCGGCTTCTCGCTGCTCGGCCACCTGCTCGAGATGTGCCGCGGCGCCAAGCTCACGGCGAACCTCTCGCTCTCGCAGATCCCGTTCATCGAGGGGGTGGGGGCGCTGGCGATGGCCGACGTGATCCCCGGCGGCACGCGCGCAAATCTGAAGTTCGTTTCACCCAGCGTGAAGTTCCATCCGCTCATCGCCGAGCCCCTGCGCTACATGCTCGCCGACGCTCAGACGAATGGCGGCCTGCTCGCGGCTGTCCCACGCGCGAAGGCCAAGGCCGTGCTGCACGCGCTCCACGGCAAGACGATGGCCGCGGCGGTGATCGGCGAGTTCGTGAAGGGCCCCGCGCACGTGCGCGTCGAGCCGTAG